One Anaerolineae bacterium genomic window carries:
- a CDS encoding DUF4870 domain-containing protein, with protein MVDQGIPEPMAAMPGGPEVTSNDKTMAALTYILPFIGSAIVLLSETNKARPFQRFHAMQGLGLAVVYVIWQIVAFIIGAILGAITAALACCVSWVLPLLPLVPMVYFAYQSYQGKVFDVPVLTDFMVQQGWMERI; from the coding sequence ATGGTGGATCAGGGAATACCAGAGCCGATGGCGGCGATGCCGGGAGGACCGGAGGTGACATCGAACGACAAGACAATGGCTGCGCTGACCTACATCCTACCGTTCATAGGCTCGGCCATCGTGTTGCTGAGCGAGACCAACAAGGCTCGGCCTTTCCAGCGCTTTCATGCCATGCAGGGGCTAGGGCTGGCCGTCGTATATGTCATTTGGCAGATCGTGGCCTTCATAATCGGAGCCATTCTGGGAGCCATCACGGCCGCGTTGGCGTGCTGCGTGTCCTGGGTTCTGCCCCTGCTGCCTCTTGTGCCGATGGTCTACTTCGCGTATCAGTCCTACCAGGGCAAGGTATTTGATGTACCCGTCCTGACTGATTTCATGGTCCAGCAGGGCTGGATGGAACGTATCTAG
- a CDS encoding Ldh family oxidoreductase → MLVIPSEQLQPFVCDIFVAADTPRANAERVAAALVGSNLVGHDSHGVIRVPQYISAIRQGRIDPAARPEVESETACTARITGHWGWGQVAAWEATAVAIAKARQSGLAAVVLHSSNHVGRVGEYVEEIARHDMVGLATLNNHGAAMQVAPFGGRERRLSSNPIAFAAPTSGDPILVDMTSSVVAEGKVRVLRNQGKLAPDGWLIDAEGRPTNDPRVLYADPPGALLPLGGPLGHKGYGLSVMIEVLSGALSGAGCSSPRHERIGNAMFIEAVRVDAYVPREEYLGEVDELVASLRSCAPAAGFSEVLIPGEPERRTEVLRRKQGIPIDEETWHQLTEVAGELHVPVPPVRQS, encoded by the coding sequence TTGCTCGTAATACCATCTGAGCAGTTGCAGCCGTTCGTCTGCGACATCTTCGTGGCTGCCGACACCCCCAGGGCCAACGCCGAGAGAGTGGCAGCGGCCCTGGTTGGCTCCAACCTGGTAGGTCACGACTCGCACGGCGTGATCCGCGTGCCTCAGTACATCTCGGCCATACGCCAAGGGCGCATTGACCCCGCTGCGCGACCCGAGGTAGAGAGCGAGACTGCCTGCACCGCCCGCATCACCGGGCACTGGGGGTGGGGGCAGGTGGCTGCCTGGGAGGCTACTGCGGTAGCGATCGCCAAGGCCCGCCAGAGCGGTCTGGCGGCAGTGGTGTTGCATTCCAGCAACCACGTGGGCCGTGTGGGCGAGTACGTAGAGGAAATCGCCCGCCACGACATGGTCGGCCTCGCGACTCTGAACAACCACGGTGCTGCCATGCAGGTGGCCCCTTTCGGTGGGCGGGAGCGGAGGCTGTCCTCCAACCCGATAGCGTTCGCCGCCCCGACAAGCGGCGACCCGATCCTGGTGGACATGACGTCGTCCGTCGTGGCGGAAGGAAAGGTGCGGGTGCTGCGTAACCAGGGCAAGCTGGCCCCGGATGGGTGGCTGATTGATGCCGAGGGGAGGCCGACCAACGACCCCCGCGTCCTGTACGCCGACCCACCGGGTGCGCTGCTGCCCCTGGGCGGTCCCCTTGGGCACAAGGGATACGGACTGAGTGTGATGATTGAGGTGTTGAGCGGTGCCCTCAGCGGAGCTGGGTGCAGCAGCCCGCGGCACGAGAGGATCGGCAACGCCATGTTCATCGAGGCCGTGCGAGTGGACGCTTACGTTCCCCGCGAGGAGTACCTGGGTGAGGTCGACGAGTTGGTAGCCAGCCTCAGGTCGTGTGCCCCTGCGGCTGGCTTCAGCGAAGTGCTGATTCCAGGTGAGCCTGAGCGGAGGACCGAGGTCCTACGGCGGAAGCAGGGCATTCCCATTGACGAGGAGACCTGGCACCAGTTGACAGAGGTAGCAGGCGAGCTTCACGTGCCCGTCCCGCCCGTACGGCAGAGCTAG
- a CDS encoding response regulator, which produces MIELVRLILQQQGYRVQGCTDGASGLVAARESRPDLILLDLMMPGMDGWEVFRRLKQDADLADTPVIVVTAKAQSIDKMLGLHIAKVDDYITKPFGPQELLGRVSGVLEKSGSRRVGGVPRASLK; this is translated from the coding sequence ATGATCGAGCTCGTCCGGCTCATCCTCCAGCAGCAGGGCTACCGGGTGCAAGGGTGCACCGATGGTGCCAGTGGGCTGGTGGCGGCGCGGGAGTCGCGCCCGGACTTGATACTCCTGGACTTGATGATGCCCGGCATGGACGGGTGGGAAGTGTTCCGGCGACTGAAGCAGGACGCTGACCTGGCCGACACGCCTGTGATTGTCGTGACTGCCAAGGCGCAGAGCATAGACAAGATGCTGGGCTTGCACATAGCGAAGGTGGACGACTACATCACCAAGCCCTTCGGGCCCCAGGAGCTGCTCGGCCGGGTGAGCGGGGTGTTGGAGAAGAGCGGGAGCAGGCGAGTGGGAGGGGTCCCTCGAGCGAGCCTGAAGTGA
- a CDS encoding flavin reductase family protein, with amino-acid sequence MPKRPVDLEIAHRLIAGGPVAFLATRYRERTNVMALSWMTPISMNPPMVAVAVHRACLSHDFIERTGEFSLSIPGRALMEQVRDAGLISGHDVDDKFEEVGLEATSGEALSPPLVEGCLGYLECSVVEAYEAGEEHTLFLAEVVAAQVEEEAFDELWLLGDEEVKPLHHLGGHTYSQLSEAISAEPRPKE; translated from the coding sequence ATGCCGAAGAGACCGGTTGATCTGGAGATAGCCCACCGGCTCATTGCGGGGGGGCCAGTTGCCTTTCTGGCCACCAGGTATCGCGAACGGACCAACGTAATGGCCCTTAGCTGGATGACCCCGATCAGCATGAACCCACCGATGGTGGCTGTGGCAGTACATCGTGCCTGCCTGTCCCATGACTTCATCGAGCGCACAGGGGAGTTCTCGCTGAGCATTCCCGGACGAGCGCTGATGGAACAGGTGCGGGATGCGGGGCTGATCAGCGGGCACGACGTGGACGACAAGTTCGAGGAAGTGGGCCTAGAGGCCACTTCCGGCGAGGCCTTGAGCCCTCCGCTGGTTGAGGGCTGTCTGGGGTACCTGGAGTGTAGCGTGGTGGAGGCCTACGAGGCCGGCGAGGAGCACACTCTCTTCTTGGCCGAGGTGGTCGCGGCTCAGGTGGAGGAAGAGGCCTTCGATGAGCTCTGGCTTCTGGGAGACGAGGAGGTGAAGCCTCTGCACCATCTGGGGGGACACACCTACTCCCAGCTCTCCGAGGCCATCTCGGCCGAGCCTCGCCCGAAGGAGTGA
- the maf gene encoding septum formation protein Maf, with amino-acid sequence MPAQREQLVLASTSPRRRELLALLGIPFVVCPAAVPEDPLPGEPPGDMVVRLSASKARYVARERPERFVVGSDTSVSLFDAGGWRIFGKPTSRGDARRMLSELEGREHAVHTGYAVLDRNRGLMWRGYQEARVRLRHLEPAQMDAYVASGVADDKAGAYAVQDKEQRLVDRLDGCAAAVMGLPLCALRNVLLKLGLPVADISRVSEGCSRLTGQECCLSSSAGCPAWVEYAEETG; translated from the coding sequence TTGCCAGCACAGCGAGAGCAGTTGGTTCTTGCCAGCACTTCTCCCAGGCGGCGGGAGTTGCTCGCTCTATTGGGTATCCCCTTCGTGGTCTGCCCTGCGGCAGTGCCGGAGGACCCGCTACCTGGCGAGCCTCCGGGCGACATGGTGGTCAGGCTCAGCGCCAGTAAGGCCAGGTACGTTGCCAGGGAGAGACCCGAGCGCTTCGTCGTTGGTAGCGACACATCGGTGAGCCTCTTCGATGCCGGGGGATGGCGCATCTTCGGCAAGCCGACCAGCCGTGGAGACGCGCGCCGGATGCTGTCTGAGCTCGAGGGTCGAGAGCACGCGGTGCACACCGGCTACGCCGTTCTGGATCGGAATCGGGGCCTAATGTGGCGTGGTTACCAAGAGGCAAGGGTGCGACTGAGACACCTGGAACCCGCCCAGATGGACGCCTACGTAGCCAGCGGCGTGGCTGACGACAAAGCGGGTGCGTACGCGGTGCAGGACAAAGAGCAGCGGCTGGTGGACCGCCTGGACGGATGTGCCGCTGCCGTCATGGGGCTCCCTCTATGCGCGCTCCGCAACGTGCTTCTCAAGCTGGGACTCCCTGTTGCCGATATAAGCCGTGTGTCAGAAGGGTGCAGCAGGCTGACGGGACAGGAGTGCTGTCTGAGCTCGTCCGCTGGCTGCCCTGCGTGGGTGGAGTATGCCGAAGAGACCGGTTGA
- the selD gene encoding selenide, water dikinase SelD, translating into MAQSCELPGGAVGGIRLTAMTRAAGUAAKRPAAALAQVLRPLAGMFPPTEYPGVLVGLAQPDDAAAYDLADGRALILTTDFFTPIVDDPYRFGSIAAANAMSDVYAMGGEVALALNLAIMPECLPADIVSQILRGGAEKVKEAGGVLAGGHTIEGPEPVFGLAVAGFAPRDGLWTKAGARPGDRLILTKPLGLGLVATALKADLATSEDVEEAERWMATLNRQAAALARRFPIHGATDVTGFALLGHASEMAQRSRAGLRFRFSALPFVPGALGYARDWLFPAGANSNEAAFADLVTFSASLEDELRLLLFTPETSGGLLLSLPPDSARSLLAQARSQGVEAWEVGEVTSEAGRVEVAP; encoded by the coding sequence ATGGCTCAATCCTGTGAGTTGCCCGGAGGCGCGGTCGGGGGCATCCGGCTGACAGCCATGACAAGGGCAGCCGGCTGAGCGGCCAAGCGGCCGGCGGCTGCTCTGGCGCAGGTTCTGCGCCCCCTGGCTGGGATGTTCCCGCCAACTGAATATCCTGGCGTGCTGGTGGGTCTGGCCCAGCCGGACGACGCCGCCGCCTACGACCTGGCCGACGGACGGGCCCTGATCCTGACCACGGACTTCTTCACTCCTATCGTGGACGATCCCTACCGCTTCGGCTCTATTGCCGCGGCCAACGCCATGAGCGACGTCTACGCCATGGGAGGCGAGGTCGCCCTGGCGCTGAACCTGGCTATCATGCCCGAATGCCTGCCCGCGGACATCGTATCGCAGATCCTGAGAGGTGGAGCGGAGAAGGTGAAGGAAGCCGGGGGCGTCCTGGCCGGCGGACACACCATAGAGGGCCCGGAGCCCGTCTTCGGCCTGGCTGTGGCCGGCTTCGCCCCCCGAGACGGCCTGTGGACCAAGGCGGGCGCTCGCCCTGGAGACCGGCTGATCCTCACCAAGCCCTTGGGCCTGGGCCTGGTCGCCACCGCCCTCAAGGCCGACCTGGCCACTTCGGAGGACGTGGAGGAAGCCGAACGATGGATGGCCACGCTCAATCGGCAGGCCGCCGCCCTTGCTCGCCGCTTCCCGATCCACGGGGCCACTGACGTCACCGGGTTCGCCCTGCTGGGCCACGCGTCCGAGATGGCCCAGCGCAGCCGGGCCGGCCTTCGTTTTCGCTTCAGCGCTCTGCCCTTCGTGCCCGGAGCCCTGGGCTATGCTCGGGACTGGTTGTTCCCTGCCGGCGCCAACAGCAATGAGGCAGCTTTCGCCGACCTCGTGACCTTCTCTGCCTCTCTGGAGGACGAGCTTCGCTTGCTCCTGTTCACCCCGGAAACCTCAGGCGGACTGCTACTTTCCCTGCCACCCGATTCGGCCCGTTCGCTACTGGCGCAAGCAAGGTCGCAGGGCGTGGAGGCCTGGGAGGTAGGCGAGGTAACCTCCGAAGCTGGCCGCGTCGAGGTCGCGCCCTAG
- the thiI gene encoding tRNA 4-thiouridine(8) synthase ThiI, translating to MPDEETLIVARYGEIALKGRNRPRFVRQVRRNMSAALAAEGVPGEVRLEGRRIYALTPHPEAALGALARVFGVTSLSPAVRVPADLEAIKRTALEQLILSGVSPDRTLRVAARRSYKGFPLTSPQINREVGEFLVQQTGAGVDLSDEADLTVGVEVHQDHALVYARVVPGAGGLPIPLSGRVVALMSAGLDSPVAAWMMMKRGCAVIPLHFAGVAETMEERFRRLCGQLQKWSQSWRLQPVIRSHAEALKGAAERLRVCREERWTCLFCKRAMVAEAEKVAREHGAQGIVLGDSLGQVASQTLENMRVISAGASLPIFRPLIGLDKVEIMALARRIGTYDLSAQAAPVCPYLPDRPLTQASYDKFLALRPQIEVDR from the coding sequence ATGCCGGACGAAGAGACACTAATCGTCGCGCGCTACGGCGAGATCGCTCTCAAAGGCCGTAACCGACCCCGCTTTGTGCGCCAAGTTCGGCGCAACATGTCGGCGGCGTTGGCTGCCGAGGGGGTCCCAGGTGAGGTTCGGCTTGAGGGAAGGCGCATCTACGCCCTCACCCCCCATCCTGAGGCGGCTCTTGGGGCTTTGGCTCGGGTGTTTGGCGTCACTTCCCTCAGTCCGGCCGTTCGGGTGCCGGCGGACCTGGAGGCCATCAAGCGCACGGCGCTGGAGCAGCTGATTCTCTCGGGCGTCTCGCCCGATCGGACTCTGCGCGTGGCGGCCCGGCGCTCGTACAAGGGCTTCCCCCTGACCTCGCCTCAGATCAACCGTGAGGTTGGCGAGTTCCTGGTGCAGCAGACCGGCGCCGGGGTGGATCTGTCCGACGAGGCCGATCTCACGGTAGGGGTAGAGGTGCACCAGGACCACGCTCTGGTGTACGCTCGAGTAGTGCCCGGAGCCGGTGGCTTGCCCATACCTCTGAGCGGGCGGGTGGTGGCGCTGATGTCAGCGGGGCTCGACTCGCCGGTGGCGGCCTGGATGATGATGAAGCGAGGGTGTGCCGTCATTCCGCTGCACTTTGCCGGAGTGGCGGAGACGATGGAAGAGCGCTTCCGCCGCCTGTGCGGCCAGTTGCAGAAGTGGTCGCAGAGCTGGCGCCTGCAGCCGGTGATACGGTCGCACGCGGAGGCTCTGAAAGGGGCAGCAGAGAGGCTGCGCGTCTGCCGGGAAGAGCGGTGGACGTGCTTGTTCTGCAAGCGAGCCATGGTGGCGGAGGCAGAGAAAGTGGCCCGAGAGCACGGCGCCCAGGGGATCGTGCTGGGGGATTCGCTGGGGCAAGTGGCTAGCCAGACGCTGGAGAACATGCGGGTGATCTCAGCGGGGGCCTCACTGCCCATCTTCCGCCCGCTGATCGGCCTCGATAAGGTGGAGATCATGGCGCTGGCGCGCCGGATCGGCACCTACGACCTCAGCGCCCAGGCGGCCCCCGTCTGCCCGTACCTACCCGATCGGCCCCTCACCCAGGCTTCCTACGACAAGTTCCTGGCGCTTCGGCCTCAGATCGAGGTAGACCGCTGA
- the secF gene encoding protein translocase subunit SecF, with protein sequence MIDFVGKRRWYFAISLLVIIPGLVAMIYSTLTFGTPLRLSIDFTSGSLLELRFQEAVPPAQVRDVYVDRGYLDTSVQSADDGRTVFIRSKQLDQETKQALVAELEERFGPADELRYESVGPTVGREVTRAASIAVVVGAIAILAFIVIAFRGVPNAFRYGVCAIAAMVHDVLVTTGLFSIMGLVAGWEVDALFLTALLTVIGFSVQDTIVVFDRIRENIPKRRGEPYELVVNRSVLETLHRSLATQLNAMFVLVAILFFGGATMRQFVATLLVGMVSGTYSSIFNAVPLLVVWQTGEAGHLLRRVFRRSVPVTS encoded by the coding sequence GTGATTGACTTCGTCGGAAAGCGACGCTGGTACTTTGCCATCTCGTTGCTGGTGATCATCCCTGGGCTGGTGGCCATGATCTACTCCACCCTCACCTTCGGGACGCCTCTGAGGCTGAGCATAGATTTCACCAGCGGCTCTCTACTGGAGCTTCGCTTCCAGGAGGCCGTGCCCCCTGCACAGGTGCGGGACGTATACGTGGATCGAGGCTATCTGGACACCTCGGTGCAGTCCGCCGACGACGGCCGCACCGTGTTCATCCGCTCCAAGCAGCTGGACCAGGAGACCAAGCAGGCGCTGGTGGCCGAGCTGGAGGAAAGGTTCGGGCCGGCGGATGAGTTGCGCTACGAGTCGGTAGGTCCCACGGTGGGGAGGGAGGTCACTCGGGCGGCCAGCATCGCGGTGGTGGTGGGCGCCATCGCCATCCTGGCTTTCATAGTGATCGCCTTCCGGGGGGTGCCGAATGCGTTTCGCTACGGAGTCTGCGCCATCGCGGCCATGGTGCACGATGTCCTGGTAACGACGGGCCTCTTCTCCATCATGGGGCTGGTCGCGGGCTGGGAGGTGGATGCTCTCTTCCTGACTGCACTACTGACAGTGATTGGCTTCTCCGTCCAGGACACCATCGTGGTGTTCGACCGCATCCGTGAGAACATCCCCAAGCGTCGGGGCGAGCCTTACGAACTGGTAGTGAACCGAAGCGTGTTGGAGACGTTACACCGCTCGCTGGCGACGCAACTCAACGCCATGTTCGTTTTGGTGGCTATTCTCTTCTTCGGCGGCGCCACCATGAGGCAGTTCGTGGCCACTCTGCTGGTAGGTATGGTGAGCGGCACTTACTCCTCCATCTTCAACGCCGTGCCCTTGCTGGTGGTGTGGCAGACAGGAGAGGCGGGGCATCTGCTTCGACGCGTATTCCGTCGCTCAGTGCCCGTCACCAGTTGA
- the secD gene encoding protein translocase subunit SecD → MRAGTWRLLAAIAIVFAVAAWIVWPGNPGLNVDLGPLSIHRPIELRQGLDLQGGLRVLLGADVPEGEALSRDSMAAARVIVENRVNALGVVEPVVQLQGDRYLVVELPGIRDPDRAVEALKGTGLLEFVETGSTILPQGALVRTSYREELGRDELDEGQDYYMPDTVFPTVFTGKDISSAGVDTNQVGGFEVTLTMTSEATSRFADYTRQNVGRVLAIVLDGRVLSSPRIESAIPDGQARISGDFTLEEARSLAIQLRYGALPVPLRVEETRAVGPSLGQDSVQKSIRAGIVGLSVVLLFMIVYYRVPGVLASLALITYAMINLALYKTIPVTITLPGVTGFLLSTGMAVDANILIFERMKEEVRWGRPLGSAVEAGFSRAWTSIRDSNLSALITCVVLFWFGSNFGATQVKGFAITLFLGVLISMFTAITVTHTLVRVAFHLGGDWLRERHWALGA, encoded by the coding sequence GTGCGAGCTGGCACTTGGCGGCTTCTGGCTGCCATCGCGATCGTATTCGCAGTCGCGGCCTGGATCGTCTGGCCGGGCAATCCTGGGCTGAACGTGGATCTGGGGCCCCTGAGCATTCATCGCCCCATTGAGCTGCGGCAGGGGCTAGACCTTCAGGGTGGCCTCAGAGTGCTATTGGGTGCGGACGTACCCGAGGGCGAGGCCCTCTCGCGAGACTCCATGGCGGCTGCCCGGGTGATCGTGGAGAACCGGGTGAACGCTCTTGGGGTGGTGGAGCCGGTGGTCCAACTGCAGGGGGACCGATACCTTGTGGTGGAGCTGCCCGGGATCCGGGACCCGGACCGCGCTGTAGAGGCGCTGAAGGGCACCGGGCTGCTGGAGTTTGTGGAGACGGGCTCGACCATACTGCCGCAAGGGGCGCTGGTGCGCACTAGCTACCGCGAGGAGCTGGGGCGGGACGAGCTCGATGAGGGCCAGGATTACTACATGCCCGATACCGTCTTCCCCACCGTGTTCACCGGCAAGGACATCTCCTCGGCGGGAGTGGACACCAACCAGGTAGGCGGCTTCGAGGTGACCCTGACCATGACCTCGGAGGCCACGTCCCGGTTTGCCGACTACACCCGCCAGAACGTGGGCCGAGTATTGGCCATCGTGCTGGACGGGCGGGTGCTGAGCTCGCCCCGCATCGAGAGTGCCATCCCCGATGGGCAGGCGCGCATCAGTGGCGACTTCACCTTGGAGGAGGCGCGCAGTCTTGCCATCCAGCTTCGGTATGGCGCCCTGCCCGTGCCGCTGCGGGTCGAGGAGACGCGTGCCGTCGGTCCTAGCCTCGGCCAGGACTCGGTGCAGAAGAGCATTCGGGCTGGGATCGTAGGCCTGTCGGTAGTGCTGTTGTTCATGATCGTCTACTACCGGGTGCCCGGCGTGTTGGCCAGCCTGGCCCTGATTACCTACGCCATGATCAACTTGGCCCTGTACAAGACCATACCGGTCACCATCACCCTTCCCGGTGTCACCGGCTTCCTGCTATCTACCGGCATGGCGGTGGACGCCAACATCCTCATATTCGAGAGAATGAAGGAGGAAGTGCGGTGGGGCCGGCCGCTGGGCAGCGCGGTAGAGGCCGGTTTCAGCCGGGCCTGGACCAGCATCCGAGACTCTAACCTCTCCGCCCTCATCACGTGTGTGGTGCTTTTCTGGTTTGGCTCCAACTTCGGCGCTACTCAGGTCAAGGGATTCGCTATCACCCTGTTCCTTGGGGTGCTGATCAGCATGTTCACCGCCATCACCGTCACCCACACCCTGGTGCGGGTGGCCTTCCACCTGGGCGGCGATTGGCTCCGCGAGCGCCACTGGGCGCTCGGTGCTTAG
- the aspS gene encoding aspartate--tRNA ligase produces MLRSHTCGELRSSHAGQHVSLAGWVHRRRDHGGLVFVDLRDRYGLTQIVFDPSDSAKAHAIAETVKAEYVLRVKGEVRLRPEGMANPDLETGEIEVRAQEASVLNPSRVLPFEIADDQAADESLRLRYRYLDLRRQSMQHNVILRHRVVKFIRDFLDARGFLEIETPMLIKSTPEGARDYVVPSRVHPGHFYALPQSPQQLKQLLMVAGFDRYFQIARCFRDEDLRADRQPEFTQLDLEMAFADEEDILSLTEELFTEMVRTITPQWRILSPFPRLTYQQAIELYGSDKPDLRFDMRIHELSDIVYNSGFRVFRETIAAGGVVRGIVAPGVADYSRRQIDELTDIARRAGAQGLVTLAVAHSEMRSPIAKFLSKDESTAILERTGAEEGDLILVVAAPLSTASSVLGELRRVMGARLDLAPRDLLAFAWVTDFPLVEWDEGEQRWDPTHHPFTMPREEDLHLLDTDPGKVRARCYDIVCNGYELSSGSIRCHRRDVQEKVFRLLRYGPEETEARFGHLLQAFEYGAPPHGGIAPGIDRLVMLLAGESNIRQVIAFPKTQSATDLMMGAPGPISEEQLRELHLALRPPMSEGE; encoded by the coding sequence ATGCTCAGATCTCATACCTGCGGCGAGCTGCGCTCCTCGCACGCGGGCCAGCACGTTTCCCTGGCTGGCTGGGTCCACCGGCGCCGTGATCACGGTGGGCTGGTGTTCGTTGACTTGCGTGACCGCTACGGGCTAACCCAGATTGTGTTCGATCCCTCGGACTCGGCCAAGGCCCACGCCATCGCTGAGACAGTGAAGGCCGAGTACGTCCTGCGGGTGAAAGGCGAGGTTCGCCTCCGCCCAGAGGGTATGGCCAACCCCGACCTGGAGACGGGCGAGATCGAGGTGCGCGCCCAGGAAGCCTCCGTCCTCAATCCCTCCCGCGTCCTCCCGTTCGAGATCGCCGACGATCAGGCTGCGGATGAGAGCCTACGCCTCCGTTACCGCTACCTGGACCTTCGGCGCCAGTCCATGCAGCACAACGTCATACTCCGCCATCGGGTGGTCAAGTTCATCCGCGACTTCCTCGATGCCCGCGGCTTCCTTGAGATAGAGACGCCCATGCTCATCAAGAGCACTCCTGAAGGCGCTCGCGACTACGTCGTCCCTAGCCGCGTCCATCCGGGGCATTTTTATGCCTTGCCTCAGTCCCCCCAGCAACTGAAGCAACTGCTCATGGTCGCCGGCTTCGACCGATACTTCCAGATTGCTCGCTGTTTCCGCGACGAGGACCTGCGCGCCGACCGTCAGCCCGAGTTCACCCAGTTGGACCTGGAGATGGCCTTTGCCGACGAGGAGGACATCCTCTCCCTCACGGAGGAGCTCTTCACCGAGATGGTGCGCACCATCACCCCGCAGTGGCGCATCCTCTCCCCTTTCCCGCGCCTAACCTACCAACAGGCGATCGAGCTCTACGGGTCGGACAAGCCCGACCTCCGGTTCGACATGCGCATTCATGAGTTGAGCGATATCGTCTACAATTCGGGCTTCCGCGTGTTCCGGGAGACAATCGCGGCCGGAGGCGTGGTGCGCGGCATCGTTGCCCCCGGCGTGGCCGACTACAGCCGGCGCCAGATAGATGAGCTCACCGATATCGCCCGCCGGGCCGGCGCCCAGGGCCTGGTGACTCTCGCCGTCGCCCACTCCGAAATGCGCTCCCCCATCGCCAAGTTCCTCAGCAAGGACGAGAGCACCGCCATCCTGGAGCGCACAGGGGCCGAGGAGGGCGACTTGATCCTGGTGGTGGCAGCTCCGCTCTCGACGGCCAGCTCCGTGCTGGGTGAGCTGCGCCGGGTCATGGGAGCGCGGCTGGACCTGGCGCCCAGGGACCTGCTCGCCTTCGCCTGGGTCACCGACTTCCCCCTGGTGGAGTGGGACGAGGGAGAGCAGCGCTGGGACCCCACCCACCACCCCTTCACCATGCCCAGGGAAGAGGACCTGCACCTGCTCGACACCGACCCGGGCAAAGTCCGCGCCCGATGCTACGACATCGTATGCAACGGCTACGAGCTCTCCAGCGGCTCCATCCGCTGCCACCGACGCGACGTGCAGGAGAAGGTCTTCCGCCTGCTCCGCTACGGCCCGGAGGAGACCGAGGCCCGCTTCGGCCACCTGCTGCAGGCCTTCGAGTACGGCGCCCCACCTCACGGCGGCATCGCCCCCGGCATTGACCGGCTAGTCATGCTCCTGGCAGGCGAGTCGAACATACGCCAGGTGATCGCCTTCCCCAAGACCCAAAGCGCCACCGACCTGATGATGGGCGCGCCTGGCCCCATCAGCGAGGAGCAGCTTAGGGAGCTCCATCTGGCCCTCCGCCCACCCATGTCTGAGGGCGAATAG
- a CDS encoding biotin transporter BioY — MLASRPAAAAAAMAVRRSASVVGLAGLTALGSRVAIELPGTPVPLTLQVAAVLLSGLLLGARGGALSQLLFLAGIASGLPLDARMAGPAAFIGPTAGYLFGFVASAAAAGLLLRTLGRTWPGLAVACLGGLAALYLCGTTWLALWLGVDAVQAVRAGVLPFLVADLAKGALAVGIAAGLSGRRDRHHA, encoded by the coding sequence ATGCTGGCATCCCGACCGGCCGCGGCCGCGGCCGCAATGGCCGTCCGGCGCTCGGCATCCGTCGTCGGGCTGGCCGGGCTCACCGCCCTCGGCTCCCGCGTCGCCATCGAGCTGCCCGGCACTCCGGTGCCACTCACCCTGCAGGTGGCGGCCGTACTCCTGTCCGGCCTGCTCCTGGGAGCCCGCGGTGGCGCTCTGTCCCAGCTCCTGTTCCTGGCCGGAATCGCCTCCGGGCTGCCGCTGGACGCGCGCATGGCCGGCCCTGCCGCCTTCATCGGGCCCACCGCCGGCTACCTCTTCGGCTTCGTCGCTTCTGCGGCTGCAGCCGGCCTTCTGCTCCGTACTCTGGGCCGCACCTGGCCGGGACTGGCAGTCGCCTGCCTGGGCGGGCTGGCAGCCCTCTACCTCTGCGGCACCACCTGGCTGGCCCTGTGGCTGGGCGTGGACGCGGTGCAGGCAGTTCGCGCCGGGGTGCTGCCCTTCCTGGTCGCCGACCTGGCCAAGGGAGCCCTGGCGGTGGGCATCGCCGCGGGCCTGAGCGGCAGGCGGGATCGGCACCACGCGTGA